A section of the Thermotoga caldifontis AZM44c09 genome encodes:
- a CDS encoding iron-containing alcohol dehydrogenase — protein sequence MFTSYLPTKIVFGVGAIEKLPNLVKNYGRKALIVTGRKSTKQTGLLDKVRGMLEAVGIGTVVFDKVQPNPISDDVDEAAKIAIEQNVDFVIGLGGGSAIDSAKAIAIAAAMKDAFWNYTHAGAGKKPGRALPIVAIPTTHGTGTEADPFAVITNPRTKEKVGIGYDVIFPKLSIVDPTLMVSLPRDQTAYTSMDAFYHSLEAFLNINANPYSDLLAEDSMKRIVSFLMRAYTNGQDIEARTNLAWASTEAGITETLTGVIANHAIEHGLSGFNEKLPHGLGLCITGPYLLEYMFEECKERLAALAKEVFNIQQYSVSKAARLFIEKLYEFQELFDLNQRLSKFGFKEEDLPEIAAVAYRIMKGVVVKSPKKLEEKDLVEIMKKAL from the coding sequence ATGTTCACAAGCTATCTTCCCACGAAGATCGTTTTCGGTGTCGGTGCGATCGAAAAGCTTCCGAATCTCGTGAAGAACTATGGACGAAAAGCCTTGATCGTCACGGGAAGAAAGAGCACCAAGCAAACCGGACTGCTCGACAAAGTCAGAGGCATGCTCGAGGCCGTGGGGATCGGAACCGTGGTGTTCGACAAGGTTCAACCCAATCCCATCAGCGACGATGTGGACGAAGCTGCCAAGATCGCGATCGAGCAGAACGTGGATTTCGTGATAGGGCTCGGTGGAGGAAGCGCCATAGACTCGGCCAAGGCCATCGCGATCGCCGCTGCGATGAAGGATGCCTTCTGGAACTACACACACGCCGGAGCCGGCAAGAAACCAGGCAGGGCCCTGCCCATCGTCGCGATTCCCACCACGCACGGCACCGGCACCGAGGCCGATCCCTTCGCGGTGATAACCAATCCCAGGACTAAAGAAAAAGTCGGTATAGGCTACGATGTGATCTTTCCGAAACTTTCCATCGTCGATCCAACGCTCATGGTCAGTCTTCCAAGGGACCAAACCGCCTACACCTCGATGGACGCGTTCTACCATTCCTTGGAGGCCTTTCTGAACATCAACGCTAATCCCTATTCCGATCTGCTCGCCGAGGATTCCATGAAGAGGATCGTCTCCTTCCTCATGAGGGCCTACACGAACGGTCAGGACATCGAGGCCAGGACGAATCTCGCCTGGGCCAGCACCGAAGCGGGCATCACCGAAACTCTCACGGGCGTCATAGCGAACCATGCCATAGAGCATGGACTGAGCGGATTCAACGAAAAACTCCCACACGGTCTTGGCCTGTGCATCACAGGACCGTACCTGCTCGAGTACATGTTCGAAGAATGCAAAGAACGGCTCGCGGCGCTGGCGAAGGAAGTTTTCAACATACAACAGTACAGCGTCAGCAAAGCGGCGAGACTGTTCATCGAAAAGCTCTACGAATTCCAAGAACTTTTCGATCTGAACCAGAGGCTTTCGAAGTTCGGTTTCAAGGAAGAAGACCTTCCCGAGATCGCGGCCGTTGCGTACAGGATCATGAAAGGCGTGGTCGTGAAGAGTCCAAAGAAGCTCGAAGAGAAAGACCTCGTTGAGATAATGAAGAAGGCACTGTGA
- the hflC gene encoding protease modulator HflC: MMKLTIILAIAVVGIVAIVFAALSFFVVDQTQYAIVLRFGEIRKVISEPGLSTRTPFIDNVVRLSKRYYIYDIPVEKIITLDKKTMLVDSYAIWRISDPKKFLESVRTVSLALSRIDDAVYSGLRNTLAKLDFDDIVTGERQYLTDITEFARKNLEEFGIEIRDVRIKHTDLPQENQQAVFERMKSERQSIAALIRAEGQKEAQRIRSEAGKQATIIRSQAMSEAERIKGLGEASATRIYAEAFSKDVEFFKLLRTLESYKTIIPGSIVIVGKDLTILEQMK, from the coding sequence ATGATGAAGCTGACGATAATCCTGGCCATCGCTGTCGTCGGAATTGTGGCGATCGTTTTCGCCGCTCTGTCCTTCTTCGTGGTGGATCAGACCCAGTACGCGATAGTCCTCAGGTTCGGGGAGATAAGGAAGGTCATCTCCGAACCGGGTCTCTCCACTCGCACACCGTTCATCGACAACGTGGTGCGTTTGAGCAAGCGCTACTACATATACGACATTCCGGTTGAGAAGATCATCACTCTGGACAAGAAAACCATGCTCGTCGATTCGTACGCGATCTGGAGAATTTCTGATCCAAAAAAGTTCCTCGAATCTGTGAGGACGGTGAGCCTGGCGCTCTCGAGGATCGACGATGCGGTCTATTCCGGTCTCAGGAACACGCTCGCCAAGCTCGATTTCGACGATATCGTCACGGGTGAGAGACAGTATTTGACCGACATCACAGAATTCGCAAGAAAAAACCTCGAAGAGTTCGGCATCGAGATCAGAGACGTGAGGATCAAGCACACGGACCTTCCGCAGGAAAACCAGCAGGCCGTCTTCGAGAGGATGAAGTCCGAGAGACAGAGCATCGCCGCGCTGATCAGGGCGGAAGGTCAGAAAGAAGCACAGAGGATCCGTTCCGAGGCGGGCAAGCAAGCCACGATCATCAGATCACAAGCCATGAGCGAAGCCGAGAGGATAAAGGGCTTGGGTGAAGCCAGTGCAACGCGCATCTACGCCGAAGCCTTCTCGAAGGATGTGGAGTTCTTCAAACTGCTCAGAACGCTCGAAAGTTACAAAACGATCATCCCGGGCAGTATCGTGATCGTCGGGAAGGATCTGACCATACTCGAGCAGATGAAATGA
- a CDS encoding ArsR/SmtB family transcription factor — MDPERIFKALACKRRIDIIKQVAKQDLCICELEVANHIDKTTISRHIAVLQNAGIIELRREGPRKRIVLKDPRILELIDLAEKISEQK; from the coding sequence ATGGATCCAGAAAGGATCTTCAAAGCTCTGGCATGCAAAAGAAGAATAGACATCATCAAGCAGGTGGCGAAACAGGACCTTTGCATCTGCGAACTCGAAGTCGCGAACCACATCGACAAAACGACCATCTCGAGGCACATAGCCGTCCTGCAGAATGCGGGGATCATCGAACTGAGAAGGGAAGGACCGAGGAAGAGAATCGTCCTCAAAGATCCAAGAATTCTCGAACTGATCGATCTGGCGGAAAAGATCTCTGAACAGAAATGA
- a CDS encoding GNAT family N-acetyltransferase, with translation MRFEVSDTELVKITTDELKHFSETRFLNLLRKIVLNFFENDQPVGFVSFDVRWINRNAYITYYLVPEKRGKGLGKAMVLEAVRFAFDTLNMNRITAEVYDYNDASIALLRSIGFELEGVMRKAKYHTGRYHDIHIYGLLRENFGRE, from the coding sequence ATGAGGTTCGAAGTTTCGGACACAGAATTGGTGAAGATCACGACGGACGAACTTAAGCATTTTTCTGAAACGAGGTTTTTGAACCTTCTACGCAAAATCGTGCTGAACTTCTTTGAGAACGATCAGCCCGTTGGGTTCGTGAGCTTCGATGTGAGGTGGATCAACAGAAACGCGTACATCACTTACTATCTGGTGCCAGAAAAAAGGGGAAAGGGACTTGGAAAGGCGATGGTGCTCGAAGCGGTAAGGTTCGCCTTCGACACGCTCAACATGAACAGGATCACGGCCGAGGTCTACGATTACAACGACGCATCCATCGCTTTGTTGAGATCGATCGGTTTTGAACTCGAAGGCGTGATGAGGAAGGCCAAATACCACACCGGTCGATACCACGACATACACATCTATGGTCTTCTGAGAGAAAATTTCGGACGTGAGTGA
- the pyrF gene encoding orotidine-5'-phosphate decarboxylase, producing MQLVLSLDMDEPLSFIERYGSFEHVKVGHNLAVLGKTVLDELAKRELKVILDLKFVDIPSTVARSIKAWDHPAIVGFTVHAAAGVESIRAALESTDKLIFVVVKLTSIEGNLEDYIRQIESLRLLGCSFVLPGRWAVKLRKIISGKILVPGVRMERGADDQKDVVTLEQIKTVADYAVIGREVYRNTDPKATMEKMRRLAYA from the coding sequence TTGCAGTTGGTGTTGAGTCTGGACATGGATGAACCGCTCTCTTTCATCGAACGGTACGGCAGTTTCGAGCATGTGAAAGTCGGTCACAATCTGGCGGTGCTTGGAAAAACTGTGCTCGACGAACTGGCGAAGAGGGAACTCAAGGTCATACTCGATCTGAAGTTCGTCGACATACCTTCGACCGTGGCCCGTTCCATCAAAGCGTGGGACCATCCCGCGATCGTGGGCTTCACCGTCCACGCCGCCGCGGGGGTCGAATCGATAAGGGCGGCGCTGGAGAGCACGGACAAGCTGATCTTCGTCGTTGTGAAGCTAACATCGATCGAAGGCAACCTGGAAGATTACATCCGACAGATCGAATCGCTCAGGTTGCTGGGTTGTTCCTTCGTTCTTCCAGGAAGATGGGCTGTGAAACTGCGCAAGATCATTTCTGGCAAGATCCTCGTACCCGGTGTGCGCATGGAAAGGGGCGCCGACGATCAGAAAGACGTTGTGACGCTGGAGCAGATCAAGACTGTCGCAGACTACGCCGTGATCGGACGCGAGGTTTACAGAAACACCGACCCGAAGGCAACGATGGAGAAGATGAGGAGGCTGGCTTATGCTTGA
- a CDS encoding ATP-binding protein, translated as MAKNWYPIIDYEKCVGCLTCANFCPHGVYTVRDGKPVVTNPLECVEFCRGCQKLCDYGAITYSAEVKAHG; from the coding sequence ATGGCAAAGAACTGGTATCCCATCATCGATTACGAAAAGTGCGTTGGCTGTCTGACCTGCGCGAATTTCTGTCCCCACGGAGTCTACACAGTCAGAGACGGAAAACCCGTCGTCACCAACCCTTTAGAATGCGTTGAGTTCTGCAGAGGGTGCCAGAAACTCTGCGACTACGGTGCGATAACTTACTCGGCGGAGGTGAAAGCACATGGGTAA
- a CDS encoding dihydroorotase: MRAYDPWKRRWLDVELDLPERRKALLACPAFFDMHTHVRLNGQEDYESLQKAAIAGGFGALLIQPNTKPELSNPEVLNLHVQLAKDKIVKFYWAVSLFGELEPDGERTLCYSNDGIAYDTTKILNAFRKKKPHLLLDHSQLHELGGILYEPAELNLPKRPVHSEAVSIFRNVMLGTEYGFSKFHIQHVSTELSIETIQHLRRYTDVSCEVTPHHLFFTIKDVKNTNFKINPPLATEEDRRVLLEAVRKNIIDVLATDHAPHPEKPNDFQSAPFGTSNIEVAFSAFYTVIGQLETVAEKLTAAPRKVLGLSGTFDLGNVTVIDPNAEWVVDAKKFHSKGKNCVFDGTKLKGKIIGVKLSNRWVYWDGEFLSEQV; encoded by the coding sequence TTGAGAGCGTACGATCCGTGGAAACGTCGCTGGCTTGACGTCGAATTGGACCTGCCCGAACGAAGAAAAGCCCTTCTCGCCTGCCCCGCGTTCTTCGACATGCACACACACGTGAGGTTGAACGGACAGGAAGACTACGAATCGCTCCAGAAGGCGGCGATCGCCGGCGGTTTCGGTGCCCTTCTGATCCAGCCGAACACGAAACCCGAGCTTTCGAATCCAGAGGTTCTGAATCTGCACGTTCAGCTCGCGAAAGACAAGATCGTGAAATTCTACTGGGCCGTGTCCCTGTTCGGAGAACTGGAGCCGGACGGAGAGAGAACGCTGTGCTATTCCAACGACGGTATAGCGTACGACACGACGAAGATCCTCAACGCGTTCAGAAAGAAAAAACCGCATCTTCTGCTCGATCACAGCCAGCTGCACGAACTTGGAGGCATCCTCTACGAACCTGCGGAACTGAACTTGCCCAAACGGCCCGTCCACAGCGAGGCCGTCTCCATCTTCAGGAACGTGATGCTTGGAACCGAGTACGGTTTCAGCAAGTTCCACATTCAGCATGTTTCGACGGAGCTTTCCATCGAGACGATACAGCATCTTCGAAGGTACACCGATGTGAGCTGTGAGGTGACACCGCACCATCTTTTCTTCACCATCAAAGATGTGAAAAACACGAACTTCAAGATCAACCCACCACTCGCCACAGAAGAGGACAGGAGGGTCCTCCTCGAGGCCGTTCGAAAGAACATCATCGATGTGCTCGCGACGGACCACGCGCCACATCCGGAAAAACCAAACGATTTTCAAAGCGCTCCCTTCGGAACCAGCAACATCGAGGTGGCCTTCAGCGCGTTCTACACCGTCATCGGTCAGCTCGAAACGGTGGCGGAAAAGCTCACCGCCGCCCCACGCAAGGTATTGGGACTTTCGGGAACCTTCGATCTGGGCAACGTGACCGTCATCGATCCGAACGCCGAATGGGTCGTCGATGCGAAGAAATTTCACAGCAAGGGAAAAAACTGCGTCTTCGACGGCACCAAATTGAAAGGGAAGATAATAGGTGTGAAGCTTTCAAACAGGTGGGTGTACTGGGATGGAGAATTTCTCTCTGAGCAGGTGTGA
- the hflK gene encoding FtsH protease activity modulator HflK — protein sequence MKFKFVIFIVIAVAAVVYFMTGIYQVDPSQVALVKTFGKYSYTTGPGIHIHAPYPFQSHVIVDVQTIRKQEIGFRTIRPGQYVSRKEEALILTGDGNIVSVEAVVQFRVSDPVKFVFSVEKPEELVKFTTESALRERIAKRTVDEILTAERDRVAYEVQEMTQQLLNEYDVGVTVLNVLLQEVVPPESVIAAFDDVNNAKQDKERYINEATRYANNLIPIVEGEAKKIVLEAEAYAQQKILQAIGETQRFLSILNEYRSAPKITETRLRIETLEQVLPKAKTIILLDDSQKITFLNIDSLLGGEK from the coding sequence ATGAAGTTCAAGTTCGTGATTTTCATCGTTATCGCGGTGGCTGCCGTCGTCTACTTCATGACCGGCATCTACCAGGTCGATCCGTCACAGGTGGCACTCGTTAAAACCTTCGGAAAGTATTCTTACACCACGGGGCCAGGCATCCACATCCACGCACCCTATCCGTTCCAGTCACACGTGATAGTCGATGTCCAGACGATCCGAAAGCAAGAGATCGGCTTCAGAACGATCAGACCAGGCCAGTACGTTTCGAGAAAGGAAGAGGCCCTGATACTCACCGGCGATGGAAACATCGTCTCGGTGGAGGCGGTGGTGCAGTTTCGTGTGAGCGATCCGGTGAAGTTCGTCTTCAGTGTTGAAAAACCCGAAGAGCTGGTCAAGTTCACCACAGAATCAGCGCTGAGAGAACGCATCGCGAAAAGGACCGTTGACGAAATACTCACCGCCGAGAGGGACAGAGTGGCTTACGAGGTTCAGGAAATGACGCAGCAACTCCTCAACGAGTACGACGTGGGTGTGACGGTGCTCAACGTGTTGCTTCAAGAGGTCGTACCACCGGAATCGGTCATAGCAGCCTTCGACGATGTCAACAACGCCAAGCAGGATAAAGAAAGGTACATCAACGAGGCAACGAGGTACGCCAACAACTTGATCCCAATTGTCGAAGGAGAAGCGAAAAAGATCGTGCTCGAAGCCGAAGCTTACGCTCAACAGAAAATACTGCAGGCGATTGGTGAGACTCAGAGATTCTTGAGCATCCTGAACGAGTACAGGAGCGCACCGAAGATCACCGAAACCCGGCTCAGGATCGAAACGCTCGAGCAGGTACTCCCGAAGGCCAAGACGATCATCTTGCTGGACGATTCTCAGAAGATCACCTTCCTGAACATAGACAGTCTTTTGGGTGGTGAAAAATGA
- a CDS encoding HisA/HisF-related TIM barrel protein, with translation MELRPPIVIASGVGGMGEYLKLIDPRYIGAYTLKTITFKPRLGNPPPRLIATERYLINSIGLENVGVEKFIEELENGLYEELFRKVKVIFSFAGEDFEEYLKVAERMVPHQDRFVAFECNFSCPNVDFNPLSDTSQLKKMLIELRKKLDVFLIAKLGIEGAFIEQLAELVEECGWNGVTIINTIRALHIDGETLIKGGISGPILKPIALRAVYEVRNRTNLYIIASGGIMDETDAQHFFEVGANAVSIGTALYRDPTIVERIAKRFL, from the coding sequence GTGGAGCTGAGACCACCCATCGTGATCGCTTCTGGTGTTGGAGGCATGGGAGAATACCTCAAACTGATAGATCCACGATACATCGGTGCCTACACCCTCAAGACCATCACCTTCAAACCGAGATTGGGAAATCCTCCACCCAGGCTCATCGCCACGGAGCGTTATCTGATCAACAGCATAGGCCTCGAAAACGTCGGTGTGGAGAAGTTCATCGAAGAGCTTGAAAATGGACTTTACGAAGAGTTGTTCAGAAAGGTCAAGGTGATCTTCAGCTTCGCAGGGGAAGATTTCGAAGAGTATCTGAAGGTCGCAGAGAGAATGGTGCCCCACCAAGATAGATTTGTGGCGTTCGAGTGCAACTTCTCCTGTCCGAACGTGGACTTCAACCCGCTCTCGGACACAAGCCAGTTGAAGAAGATGCTGATCGAGCTGAGGAAAAAGCTCGACGTTTTTCTCATCGCCAAACTCGGCATCGAAGGTGCGTTCATCGAACAGCTCGCCGAGCTCGTTGAAGAGTGCGGTTGGAACGGTGTGACGATCATCAACACGATTCGGGCGTTGCACATCGACGGCGAAACCCTCATCAAGGGTGGCATCTCCGGACCCATTCTGAAACCCATCGCGCTGAGGGCTGTGTACGAAGTGAGAAACAGAACGAATCTGTACATCATCGCGTCTGGAGGTATCATGGACGAAACAGACGCTCAGCATTTCTTCGAAGTCGGTGCGAACGCAGTGAGCATCGGAACCGCTCTGTACAGAGATCCGACGATCGTTGAGAGGATCGCGAAAAGATTTTTGTGA
- a CDS encoding class II glutamine amidotransferase, whose amino-acid sequence MCRMVGFSFKTNRQMDVLFRHLQYMAKFGKNAPHGHGWGIYALKNEAVIYHRSLKPAYEDEIVPLKASVGILHARKASEHLPVSFLQLHPFIDNRGKAFCHNGTIYDIPFVSIESDTFAYFMKIKDFLTYDELVQKVRSVADRYKHTGMNFLMVNDRELIVYCGYSENEDYYTLWYSDEDGFVVASEPLNETFKPMGNRTMFVVKDGVIEKILKV is encoded by the coding sequence GTGTGCAGGATGGTTGGCTTTTCTTTCAAGACGAACCGGCAGATGGACGTTCTGTTCAGACATTTACAGTACATGGCGAAGTTTGGCAAGAACGCGCCTCACGGTCACGGCTGGGGAATCTACGCTCTGAAGAACGAAGCTGTGATCTATCATCGCTCACTGAAACCAGCCTACGAAGATGAGATCGTCCCGCTGAAAGCATCTGTTGGAATTCTGCACGCGAGGAAGGCTTCGGAGCATTTGCCTGTGAGTTTTCTGCAACTTCATCCCTTCATAGACAACAGAGGTAAAGCGTTCTGCCACAACGGCACGATCTACGATATACCTTTCGTTTCCATCGAGAGCGACACGTTCGCTTATTTCATGAAGATCAAGGATTTTCTCACGTACGATGAACTGGTGCAGAAGGTCAGAAGCGTCGCGGATCGTTACAAACACACGGGAATGAATTTTTTGATGGTGAACGATCGTGAGCTCATCGTCTACTGTGGTTACAGTGAGAACGAGGATTACTACACGCTCTGGTACAGTGATGAAGATGGTTTCGTCGTGGCTTCGGAACCTCTGAATGAGACCTTCAAACCGATGGGGAACAGAACGATGTTCGTTGTGAAGGATGGTGTGATCGAGAAGATCTTGAAAGTTTGA
- a CDS encoding aspartate carbamoyltransferase catalytic subunit, whose amino-acid sequence MRHLLDIKDLSRKEIEAILERAMRYKSLKNYPETLRGKFVLTAFFEPSTRTKVSFQKAALNLGAHVVDFAPESSSLQKGETDLDTILTLNMMSFDCLVIRIRRNGAPAEFAKYVDCAVVNAGDGTNEHPTQALLDAMTMLEHFGTLKLRVAIVGDIVHSRVARSLTELLNKFDAEVRMVGPEGFVPESFDGVSLITHSLEEGLHNADVVYALRIQKERLEQSYSNIDDFFRTLQINSRTIQIAPRHAVLMHPGPFNRNVEVSDDVVYSERSKILEQVRNGVFVRMAVLEYAMGVIEFESVRSVETSLA is encoded by the coding sequence ATGAGACACCTTCTTGACATCAAAGATCTCAGCAGAAAAGAGATCGAAGCCATCCTCGAGCGCGCGATGCGGTACAAATCACTCAAGAATTATCCAGAAACACTGCGAGGGAAGTTCGTCCTGACAGCCTTCTTCGAACCTTCCACGAGGACCAAGGTCTCTTTCCAGAAGGCCGCGTTGAACCTCGGAGCGCACGTGGTTGACTTCGCACCGGAAAGTTCTTCCCTCCAGAAAGGCGAGACCGATCTGGACACGATCCTGACGCTCAACATGATGAGCTTCGATTGTCTCGTCATCAGAATCAGGAGGAACGGTGCCCCAGCGGAGTTCGCGAAGTACGTGGACTGTGCCGTGGTGAACGCGGGCGACGGCACGAACGAACACCCCACTCAGGCGCTGCTCGACGCCATGACCATGCTGGAACATTTTGGAACGCTGAAACTGAGGGTCGCGATCGTGGGAGACATCGTGCACTCGCGCGTCGCAAGATCGCTGACAGAGCTTCTGAACAAGTTCGACGCCGAGGTGAGAATGGTGGGACCAGAAGGGTTCGTTCCGGAAAGCTTTGACGGTGTGAGCTTGATTACGCATTCTCTCGAAGAGGGCCTGCACAATGCTGATGTCGTCTACGCGCTGAGGATTCAGAAAGAAAGGCTCGAACAGAGTTATTCGAACATCGATGACTTCTTCCGCACGCTACAGATAAACTCCAGAACGATCCAGATCGCACCCAGGCACGCCGTCCTGATGCACCCGGGCCCGTTCAACAGGAACGTGGAAGTCTCAGACGATGTGGTCTACTCTGAAAGGTCGAAGATCCTCGAGCAGGTCAGAAACGGTGTGTTCGTGAGAATGGCGGTTCTCGAGTACGCGATGGGAGTGATCGAGTTTGAGAGCGTACGATCCGTGGAAACGTCGCTGGCTTGA
- a CDS encoding iron-sulfur cluster-binding protein, translating into MENFSLSRCELIRLNRDTFIVTFNEKIDFEPTQFIMIETETSIVRKPFGLGRWNDRLAIGVQVIGPGTAYIVRQEKLNAHGPCGKGFVPPKGRGAMIATLACLPMAFDLQERYDCDVFIGSVDEPWIEVPFPIVVGDEAFLKMLQSLNGYDWFLVIGSDQMEKIVYDALKDKAEVFVSFNEYMACGIGACRGCAKVTKHGLKHLCIDGPVLRGEEVWS; encoded by the coding sequence ATGGAGAATTTCTCTCTGAGCAGGTGTGAATTGATTCGGCTCAACAGAGACACGTTCATCGTCACGTTCAACGAAAAGATCGATTTCGAACCGACGCAGTTCATCATGATAGAGACCGAAACCTCGATCGTCAGGAAACCTTTCGGCCTTGGACGTTGGAACGACAGGCTCGCGATAGGTGTGCAAGTCATCGGACCCGGTACCGCTTACATAGTGCGACAAGAAAAATTGAACGCCCATGGACCCTGCGGCAAAGGCTTCGTTCCACCGAAAGGCCGTGGCGCAATGATCGCGACGCTCGCCTGCCTACCCATGGCCTTCGATCTGCAGGAAAGGTACGACTGCGACGTGTTCATCGGATCTGTGGACGAACCATGGATCGAAGTTCCTTTCCCAATCGTCGTGGGAGACGAGGCGTTTCTGAAAATGCTGCAATCCTTGAATGGTTACGACTGGTTCCTCGTGATCGGTTCGGACCAGATGGAAAAGATCGTCTACGATGCGTTGAAAGATAAAGCAGAAGTGTTCGTTTCCTTCAACGAATACATGGCCTGCGGGATCGGCGCGTGCAGAGGCTGTGCGAAGGTGACGAAACATGGCTTGAAACATCTCTGCATCGATGGACCTGTTCTGAGGGGTGAAGAAGTGTGGAGCTGA
- the pyrE gene encoding orotate phosphoribosyltransferase encodes MLDLLVQAGAILEGHFLLSSGKHSSRYIQCAKIFERPNYGEKIGKAIAEKIAHHEPHVVIGPALGGVILAYEVARHLNARAMFTEREDGQMKLRRNFHIERGERIAIVEDVTTTGKSVLEVAEVVQKHGGIVCCIASIVDRSIEKLSFDVPFYFLVKLELPIFEPDDCPLCRQNVPLIKPGSRK; translated from the coding sequence ATGCTTGATCTGCTCGTTCAAGCTGGTGCGATCTTAGAAGGACATTTCCTGCTTTCGTCTGGAAAGCATTCATCGCGCTATATTCAGTGTGCGAAGATCTTCGAACGTCCAAATTATGGAGAAAAGATCGGCAAGGCCATAGCAGAGAAGATCGCACACCATGAACCGCACGTCGTGATAGGTCCGGCGCTCGGCGGGGTGATCCTCGCCTACGAAGTGGCACGCCATCTGAACGCACGTGCGATGTTCACCGAGAGAGAAGATGGACAGATGAAGCTGAGGAGGAACTTTCATATCGAGCGAGGAGAGCGAATTGCCATCGTCGAAGACGTCACGACCACCGGCAAATCCGTCCTTGAGGTCGCCGAGGTCGTTCAAAAACACGGTGGCATCGTCTGTTGTATCGCGAGCATCGTGGACAGATCCATCGAAAAACTCTCCTTCGATGTTCCCTTCTACTTTCTGGTGAAGCTGGAACTTCCCATATTCGAACCCGACGATTGTCCACTGTGCAGACAGAACGTACCATTGATCAAACCGGGCAGCAGGAAGTAG
- a CDS encoding SDR family NAD(P)-dependent oxidoreductase, translating to MGLENFKWAVVTGGSSGIGREFVLELSKRGLNVITTGRDEKRLRELEKEVKEKFSVEIVTHVVDLSVPQNVEKFVQDVSKFEIDLLVNNAGFGLYGEFVKLELEEIVSMIEVNVKALTTLSHHFARKMVERRRGGIINVSSIAGYIPLPYFNAYAATKAYVYNLSLALWAELKKYGVHVLCVSPGPTKTRFFERAFKSQDLRTFGNLMDPKRVVTGALEAFEKRKPVYVPAFKNKLISVVTKKLLPDRLIARFMAG from the coding sequence ATGGGCTTGGAAAACTTCAAGTGGGCGGTCGTGACGGGTGGTTCGTCCGGGATCGGTAGAGAGTTCGTGCTGGAACTTTCGAAAAGAGGTCTGAACGTGATAACCACCGGTAGGGACGAAAAGAGACTGAGGGAACTGGAAAAAGAGGTGAAGGAAAAATTCAGCGTTGAGATCGTCACGCACGTGGTGGATCTGTCGGTGCCGCAGAACGTGGAAAAATTCGTCCAGGACGTTTCAAAATTCGAGATAGATTTGCTCGTGAACAACGCAGGTTTTGGACTCTACGGTGAGTTCGTCAAGCTCGAACTCGAAGAGATCGTGAGCATGATCGAGGTCAACGTGAAGGCACTCACCACATTGAGCCATCATTTTGCGAGGAAGATGGTTGAAAGGCGAAGAGGAGGAATAATAAACGTCTCTTCCATCGCAGGATACATCCCGCTTCCTTACTTCAACGCCTACGCCGCGACGAAGGCGTACGTGTACAATCTGTCCCTCGCGCTGTGGGCGGAACTGAAAAAGTACGGCGTGCACGTGCTGTGCGTCTCACCGGGTCCGACGAAGACAAGGTTCTTCGAACGTGCGTTCAAAAGTCAAGATCTTCGCACCTTCGGCAACCTTATGGATCCGAAACGGGTCGTGACTGGTGCGCTCGAAGCCTTTGAAAAGAGAAAACCAGTCTACGTTCCTGCGTTCAAGAACAAACTGATCAGCGTGGTGACGAAAAAGTTGCTGCCCGACAGGTTGATCGCGAGGTTCATGGCTGGTTGA